TAAGAATAAAAAAATTCATTCTTCCATCCAATTTGAACAAAATTTAAACTATATTTATAGAATGTGCCTTATGGAATACGATGATGGATTGTCCTGCTGTTGGAATTACCAGTGTCAGTTTGAGTTTTCCCCCCTTGTACATGCATCTCAGAGAATTAGCCGGTTTACGCGGCGTTGACGTCGAAAAATACACCATTGGGTTAGGCTTGAATGAAATGGCCCTTTGCGGCAAGCACTGCTCCGTAATTGACTTAGCCATTGGCGCTGCTCGAGGGGCCATTGCCCATTGGGGAGGCTGCGTTGAAGACATTGGCCTGATTGCTGTCGGTACAGAAACACCAGTGGATTACAGCCGACCTTTAAGCGCCTGGGTGGCTTCTGAGCTTAAAATTCAGGGGCATGTACGTTCTTACGAAGTGAAACATGCCTGTTATGGCGGAACCTTAGCTATCCTGCAGGCTGCGGAATGGTATTTAAGCCAGACCAACAGGCAAAAAGTGGCGTTGGTTATTGCGGTGGATGAAGCGCTGTATGCTGAAAATGATGCGGGTGAGCCGACGCAGGGCGCGGGAGCTGTTGCGTTTATTATTGGTCCTCCGGTCCTGGCGGCGCTTAATGTCGGTCATACCATTGCCTACAGTGAACCCGTGTTTGATTTCTGGAAACCGCTGGATAAACATTACCCCGAAGTCAATGGGGCGTTCAGTCTGGAATGTTATAAGCGCGCGGCGGTATCCTGTTTCAAAAAGCTTGTTGAGGATCGTGATCCCATGCAGGTTTTAACGCAGTACAGGGCGTTGTGTTTCCATGTACCCTTTCCCAAAATGGTCTATAAAGCCTTTGGATCGGTGGGAGAAAGCCTGGGTCTGACCGAGTCAGAAACCAATGAACTCTATCAGAGCCGCGTTGCTCCTTTCATGGCCTGGAATCAACGCTGTGGCAACGCCTACACTGCCAGTTTATGGATTATGTTTGCCTATGCCCTGGGCCAGGCGTCCGCCAATGAACAGTTTTTATTGTTTTCCTACGGTTCTGGCATGGGCTCAGAGCTGATTGGCTGCTCAATCCGCATGGAAAATGAGGATAAAGCCTGGCACCACGAGGCGGAGTATCAATTGAATAACCGGCAAGAGGTCTTTGCCGATGATTATGTCACCATACGCCAGAATAAACCTTCAGAATAAGGAATCAATGAGGGGCCTTAAGGACAAGGTTTGGGTGGATTTAAGGAGGAATGACTAACGCTTGCATAGCCGTGTTGCTATCAGGAGGATCCAATGCCGGAGAATAATCAATTCGAAGGATTTTCAAAATTGACACGGATGGAACGGTATCAACGACTTAAAGCACTGGGTGCTTTAACCGATGAAGACATTGTTTTTTTACAGAGCGGGGCTGTGACTGATCTGCGTTTGGCTGAAAACCTGATTGAAAATGCCATTGGCTATTTTCAATTGCCCCTGGGCGTCGCCGGTCATTTTCGCATCGATGGTAAAGACTTGGTCATTCCCATGGCGGTTGAGGAAACCTCCATTATTGCGGCCTTATCGAAAACGGCCAAATGGGTCAGAGAATGCGGCGAGATAACAACAGGCATGGAAGGCGACTGCATTATCGGTCAGATTCAGATCGCTCATGTTAAAAACAGGCTGCAACTGGAAACCCTACTGCAGGAAAACAAAGAAAAACTGATTGCCATGGTGAATTCGTCGATCGCCTCCAGCATGGTTAAACGCCAGGGTGGTGTCAAAGACATCGAATTGCGGACAGTGCCTTATGGGAATGGTGAGCTGATGGCTGTTATTCATGTCACCATGAACCCTGTGGATGCCATGGGTGCCAACCTGTTGAATCAGGTGCTTGAATATATGAAGTCACCCATAGAGCAGTTGACTCAAGAAAAGGTAAGCCTTTGTATTTTATCCAATTTAAATGATAAAAAAATAA
This region of Legionella taurinensis genomic DNA includes:
- a CDS encoding hydroxymethylglutaryl-CoA reductase, degradative, giving the protein MPENNQFEGFSKLTRMERYQRLKALGALTDEDIVFLQSGAVTDLRLAENLIENAIGYFQLPLGVAGHFRIDGKDLVIPMAVEETSIIAALSKTAKWVRECGEITTGMEGDCIIGQIQIAHVKNRLQLETLLQENKEKLIAMVNSSIASSMVKRQGGVKDIELRTVPYGNGELMAVIHVTMNPVDAMGANLLNQVLEYMKSPIEQLTQEKVSLCILSNLNDKKITTAQVVIHEVDAELGEKIALASEFAKQDPYRAATNNKGVLNGIDPVAIATGNDWRAVEAGIHAYAVKQGQYRAITQWSYRDGTLYGEFKAPLVVGIVGGVTTLHPTARMALRMMNIQSVNQLSRIMAAVGLVQNLGALKALCTVGISQGHMKLHLNNLILKTDATEKEIPLLKARLEQSLLINKHITEHDVIAILNDLREALRNDEMERSR
- a CDS encoding hydroxymethylglutaryl-CoA synthase family protein — translated: MMDCPAVGITSVSLSFPPLYMHLRELAGLRGVDVEKYTIGLGLNEMALCGKHCSVIDLAIGAARGAIAHWGGCVEDIGLIAVGTETPVDYSRPLSAWVASELKIQGHVRSYEVKHACYGGTLAILQAAEWYLSQTNRQKVALVIAVDEALYAENDAGEPTQGAGAVAFIIGPPVLAALNVGHTIAYSEPVFDFWKPLDKHYPEVNGAFSLECYKRAAVSCFKKLVEDRDPMQVLTQYRALCFHVPFPKMVYKAFGSVGESLGLTESETNELYQSRVAPFMAWNQRCGNAYTASLWIMFAYALGQASANEQFLLFSYGSGMGSELIGCSIRMENEDKAWHHEAEYQLNNRQEVFADDYVTIRQNKPSE